GATGGCGGTTTTTTGGTATACTAAAAATATGAAGAAGACTATCTTGGTTCTTTTTGGAGGTACAGCTATTATTGTAGGTGGACTCTTTGTGTACGATAGTTATATTGTTGATCAGAGACAGGATAAGGAAGAAAGGATCCAGGAAAGTTTAACACAAGAGATAGTGAAGGATCTTGGTATTAATATCGCAGACTGGCAAACCTACCGCAACGACGAGTTCGGATTCCAGATGAAATATCCTGAAGAATGGGAGGTGAAAGAATTTGAGACAAAAATTGATATTGGTATTTTTGGATTGCCTAAACATTATTTCGTTACTGTATCTAAAAGCGAAAACCCAGAAGGTCTAAATGGTAAACAATATGCTCAACAATGGCTAAGGAGGTTAATTCGTACTCTTCCAGAACAGACAATTATATCAACAAGCACTGAGGCGATTGAGGTAGGTGGATATGGTGGGTCTATAGTTCGAGATTTTCATATAGAGATAGAAGATGAGCCAAACCTTGATGTGATTTTCGTAGTCTTACCTGATCAAGAACTAATCTACCAAATCCAATTCCCAATAGGTGAAGGGCAATTAAGCAAGCGTATTCTAGATCCTGAAAAAAATTACAGAACTGCAAATCAAATCCTCTCTACGTTTCAGTTTATTAAATAGAAGCAGGTTCTAATAATCCTCCGACTTGTTTTAACACAGACTCAGGATATTTGATTTCTTCTATCCACCTAAAAGTTCGAAAATCGTCCCACCCGCGGAGCAATCTTGACAATATCACAAAAATGTGGTATTGTTTTAGTAGACTGAATTTGTACAGTAAGGAGCTAAGGATGGCAAAGAAGATTGTTGTAATTCAGCGTGGTGACCCAGGCTACACAGACTGGTATGCTTCCACAGAGGAGGGGGGAGGAATTGGAGCGGGAAGCAATGGTAGTACAGCAGCAGAGGCAGTTGGGAATCTTATACTCAACCATTCTAAGCTGTTCGACTGTGAAGTCGAAATCAAATAGTCCCGTAGCAGAAAAGTTCCATTAGGTTCAATTCTGTATGGGACTTTTCTGTTAGGAAAATATAAAACAGGTTCTAACATCGTCTCGTCAGTAGGACCATTTCTCGATTTAAACCAGCCATATATTCTGAGTCCTCTAAAAGTATAATAAGCTTTGGACTGGGGAGCTCGTAAAGTTGAATCAAAGAATCGTCAAACAGGCGGTTTTTTGGTAGAATATATCCATGCAAAAGAATGATTTTGAACACACTCAACGAGAAACATCCGAGCCCACTTCTTTGGGCTGGAAGAGTGCTTGGAAGGTTACAAAGGAGGTATATATATGGATCATTGGAGTTAATCTCCTTCTCCTATTGTTCAGTGTGGTATTTGGGGGTGTGCTCGATCCATTACTCGCATTGCTTTCTATAGTTTTGCCGATTGCTGGTATTGTTGTTGGAATCAAAAAATCATTTCCTCAGGCACAGAGAGGATTTCCAATCTTCCGTACAGCCTTTCTTATTGGAGTAATACCACTGGCTGCATTGTTTTTGTTTGGGCTATGGGCTATTCTCATAAATCTAGATCATCTAAGAACAAATGGTCTAGCAGCAGTTGTCCTATTGGTTGGACAAATTTCTGAGTTTGCTTCCATAGGACTTTTCTCTTCCTTGGTTTTTGGTACTGTATCCTACTTTGTTCTCTTAAAGAAAAGAATTTCCACGGATACCTCTTTTAAATCTACATCTTTAAAATTTCTCGGATTATTTTTTCTCTTACTATTTATTTATATTTTCATAGGAGCAGTGTTTGCTTCTCTTCTTTTCATAACTTCTGCAGCTTGGTCTAAAGATAGCAAGTCTCAAGAAAATATATCAGAAGTTGAAATTAGCAAGCAAGATGAAACAGCCGATTGGCAAACTTACCGAAACGAAGAGTTTGGGTTTGAAATAAAATATCCTGATCAATGGGGAATAAGAGAGACAGGCGATGGTTCTTTTGAAATTTATATTCAACAAACAGGTGTAAGTGATATTGGCTCAATAGTCTTTACAGGAGATTCAAATATCGATACAGCAATACAAAACCATCTGGCAAGGTATGTTGTTGGAACGCTAATTCAGAGAGAGGAAAATATAAGCTTGGATGGGAAATATGGAAAGCTTGTATATCAAAATACAGGTGGACGGGATTTGCAGGAGGATGATTTGAGTAAATGGTACTTTGTTGTAAATAATGGACAAATACTTAAACTTGGTCTTTATTTCCGCCCAAAAGGTTATGACTATGATGAATTATTTGATTTAATGCTCTCCACGTTTCGGTTCATTGAAAATGCGAGGGTAACTCTACCAACTACTTGTAAAGACGAATTAGATGGGGTTCCTGTTATTACTTCAATCTCACCAGCTTCTGGGTTAGTAGGTACAGAGGTTGAAATCAGAGGATGTAATCTTGGAGGATTTGAAGGTGACCTCGATGCTGTATTTGTACGGAGCGACGGGGAAGAAATCCC
The Patescibacteria group bacterium DNA segment above includes these coding regions:
- a CDS encoding GerMN domain-containing protein, whose translation is MQKNDFEHTQRETSEPTSLGWKSAWKVTKEVYIWIIGVNLLLLLFSVVFGGVLDPLLALLSIVLPIAGIVVGIKKSFPQAQRGFPIFRTAFLIGVIPLAALFLFGLWAILINLDHLRTNGLAAVVLLVGQISEFASIGLFSSLVFGTVSYFVLLKKRISTDTSFKSTSLKFLGLFFLLLFIYIFIGAVFASLLFITSAAWSKDSKSQENISEVEISKQDETADWQTYRNEEFGFEIKYPDQWGIRETGDGSFEIYIQQTGVSDIGSIVFTGDSNIDTAIQNHLARYVVGTLIQREENISLDGKYGKLVYQNTGGRDLQEDDLSKWYFVVNNGQILKLGLYFRPKGYDYDELFDLMLSTFRFIENARVTLPTTCKDELDGVPVITSISPASGLVGTEVEIRGCNLGGFEGDLDAVFVRSDGEEIPLYGGTWYPGYGGAEPGKLIKIIVRPYCESGSVTGRYSGITSPCETVNVTPGTYKVYTEAWGKKSNEALFIIKSSENMQTIKLYYYNEEHDPNFDCIAEAVISVEREIPITNTPIQDTVKLLIEGKLTVEEKAAGFSTEFPHPDFELLGANLTDDGILTLDFPEVFGFTSGGSCRVGILNAEIEKTVKQFSQVKEVKYTNIGIFQP